From Corvus cornix cornix isolate S_Up_H32 chromosome 6, ASM73873v5, whole genome shotgun sequence, one genomic window encodes:
- the LOC104696012 gene encoding dynamin-binding protein isoform X4, producing the protein MEAGSVVRAVFDFCPSVSEELPLFVGDVIEVLAVVDEFWLLGKKEGVTGQFPSSFVEPVDIPPLKQGEKLFVCTNDFTSQEPGSLSLQRGDLVILGGSLASSWLQGRSSWGSKGFFPSSCVRELCLSVRRRQLSQSTLLEVPAYSLGQARALMDLSAQLEEELDFREGDVINIVGVPEPGWFEGELRGCRGIFPEGFVELLTPLRAPGTSVDPEPTGTCDTNGTVDMPPKDDNEPGSTYGVALYQFQALESQELDFDVGDRIRIVGILEDGWLEGELRGKRGIFPHRFVRLEASEACREKVGTGDLQGGGSCGLTIHQDPESTCSETPPLPGKDSREKEDGLAVYPEPATILSHKAGRSEGPLGTDLRQHQASPSTGPQEPHPKGTGGSVSSNHTKTVNGILPSAQLPPPQGNRPGQAGELEPGGTLSASPGNSETHPLPQHDGDSPIVPLQAPHFPQNPCRSQAISSPNSWAASQPQESQSSTQDLDNWMDSKQEKSKPCSSLGTAQVGLDTRAGSWRECCPLAVQGDGCVDLDSKLTEQLAQFEKSLSSTGVEQDKVSRHFSILDYSSEKDIVRGSPEAVSHSRQAERRRALRPPPPRPSSLVTTAVHVQGGQVPKGRSLSFSVKPSRPAPRPPSSSQRKNVVPAQLQPSTPEQRVEEGREDLTQAGSASSSSILLTRIGEVERDLEAYSKTRAELSLMLEEQQDELVRAETMENLDFCDSNIESLSMELQELREMTLLSSQTPSLEPSSAATESAEQRMLEKRAKVIEELLQTERDYIRDLEMCVQRIMVPLQQAQMQNIDFESLFGNIHMVINFSKQLLSTLEASDAIGPVFLTQRAELESVYRVYCQNHDEAIALLETYEKDEKMQKLLLDLLDSLRSLYSEWGCTNYINLGSFLIKPVQRVMRYPLLLMELLSATPEAHPDRAPLTAAVLAVKEINVNINEYKRRKDLVLKYRKGDEDSLMEKISKLNFHSIIKKSNRVSSHLKHLTGFAPQLKDEAFEETEKNFRMQERLIKSFIRDLSLYLQHVRESACMKALAAGSMWDLCTEKGSGDLDQFQKVNRLISDQLFSSFKERTERLVSSPLSQLLSMFAGPHKLVQKRFDKLLDFHNCTERAEKLKDKRTLEELQSARNNYEALNAQLLDELPKFLRFAKELFASCVRGYAEAHCDFVRLALEELRPLLSLLKVSGREGNLIAIFQDEHSRVLQQLQAFTFFPESQAAPKKTFERKSMERQSARRQPLVGLPTYLLQSDDIRATLLARYPPESLFQADRNFNAAQDLDVSLLEGDIVGVIKKKDPMGSQNRWLIDNGVTKGFVYSSFLKPYNPRRSQSDISVGSHSSNESEHGSCSPQSNATLTFSPSGAAVTFTQKPLQDSASPADLYQSPQPPLEVDSPSLPQLGSGDRTAPLAGTVTSQRRYSRLEPGCSPSSRNRHPTKAHLRPTPSMEDRDSGLENSESEGNQVYYALYTFKGRNTNELSVSANQRLRILQFEDITGNQEWWLAEAHGKQGYVPSSYIRKTEYT; encoded by the exons ATGGAGGCTGGCTCTGTGGTACGGGCAGTCTTTGATTTCTGTCCCAGCGTCTCTGAAGAGCTGCCCCTCTTCGTGGGAGATGTCATCGAGGTGTTGGCTGTGGTGGATGAGTTCTGGCTCCTCGGCAAGAAGGAAGGTGTCACAG GGCAGTTTCCTAGCAGCTTTGTTGAACCTGTGGATATTCCCCCTTtgaagcagggagaaaaacTGTTTGTTTGTACCAATGACTTCACATCTCAAGAGCCAGGGAGCTTGTCACTGCAGAGAG GAGACTTGGTGATCCTGGGGGGGTCCCTGGcctccagctggctccagggcCGAAGCAGCTGGGGTTCCAAGGGCTTTTTCCCCTCATCATGTGTGAGGGAGCTGTGCCTTTCAGTTCGGAGACGTCAGCTGTCCCAGAGCACTCTCCTGGAGGTGCCTGCCTACTCATTGGGCCAAGCCCGGGCCCTGATGGACCTGTCTgctcagctggaggaggaacTGGACTTCAGGGAAGGGGATGTGATCAACATTGTTGGTGTCCCAGAGCCTGGCTGGTTTGAGGGTGAGCTCAGAGGCTGCAGGGGCATCTTCCCAGAGGGTTTTGTGGAACTGCTTACTCCTCTGCGAGCACCAGGAACCTCAGTGGATCCAGAGCCCACAGGGACTTGTGACACCAATGGGACAGTAGACATGCCCCCCAAAGATGACAACGAGCCAGGGAGTACTTATGGTGTTGCCCTCTATCAGTTCCAAGCCCTGGAGTCCCAGGAACTGGATTTTGATGTAGGTGACAGGATTCGGATTGTAGGCATTCTGGAGGATGGCTGGCTGGAGGGGGAGCTGAGAGGAAAACGTGGCATCTTTCCACACAGATTTGTGAGGCTGGAAGCCTCTGAGGCCTGCAGGGAAAAGGTGGGTACTGGGGATCTGCAAGGTGGAGGCAGCTGTGGATTGACCATCCATCAAGATCCAGAAAGCACTTGCTCTGAAACTCCTCCTTTGCCAGGGAAAGAtagcagggaaaaggaggatggCTTGGCTGTATACCCTGAGCCTGCCACCATTTTGTCTCACAAGGCAGGGAGGTCAGAGGGTCCTCTTGGCACTGACTTGAGACAGCACCAGGCCTCTCCCAGCACGGGACCCCAAGAGCCACATCCAAAAGGCACAGGGGGCTCGGTCTCCTCTAACCACACGAAGACAGTCAATGGCAttctcccctctgctcagctgcctcCCCCACAGGGCAACAGGCCTGGCCAAGCAGGTGAATTGGAGCCTGGGGGGACCCTTTCAGCCTCCCCAGGAAACTCAGAAACTCACCCCCTTCCTCAGCACGATGGAGACAGCCCCATTGTGCCCTTGCAGGCTCCCCACTTCCCCCAAAATCCTTGCAGGAGCCAGGCGATTTCATCTCCTAACAGCTGGGCAGCATCTCAGCCCCAGGAGAGCCAGAGCAGCACCCAGGACCTAGACAACTGGATGGACAGTAAACAGGAGAAGTCCAAGCCCTGTTCCAGCTTAGGAACTGCTCAGGTGGGCCTGGACACacgggctgggagctggagggagtGCTGCCCTCTTGCAGTGCAGGGGGATGGCTGCGTGGACCTGGACTCCAAACTGACAGAGCAGCTGGCCCAGTTTGAGAAGAGTCTGTCAAGTACTGGTGTGGAGCAGGACAAGGTCTCCCGTCACTTCTCTATCTTGGACTACAGCTCTGAGAAAGACATTGTCCGTGGCTCTCCTGAAGCTGTGTCCCactccaggcaggcagagaggagaagggCCCTGAGGCCACCCCCTCCTCGGCCCAGCAGCCTTGTGACAACCGCTGTGCACGTGCAGGGTGGCCAAGTGCCCAAAggcaggtccctgtccttctCGGTCAAACCCTCCCGGCCTGCACCCCGGCCTCCATCCAGCAGCCAGCGGAAAAATGTGGTCCCTGCACAGCTTCAGCCCAGCACCCCAGAGCAGCGGGTGGAGGAGGGACGTGAGGACTTGACACAGGCAGGAtcagcctcctccagctccatcctgctgaCTAGAATTGGAGAGGTGGAGCGAGATCTGGAGGCGTACAGCAAGACCCGTGCCGAGCTAAGCCTgatgctggaggagcagcaggatgagctGGTGAGAGCAGAGACCATGGAAAACCTTGATTTCTGTGACTCCAACATTGAGAGCCTCAGCATGGAGCTGCAGGAGTTGAGAG AGATGACTCTCCTGTCCTCCCAGACACCATCCCTGGAGCCGTCCTCGGCCGCCACTGAGAGCGCAGAGCAAAGGATGCTGGAGAAGAGGGCCAAAGTTATTGAGGAACTGCTTCAGACAGAGCGGGACTATATCAGAGACCTGGAGATGTGTGTGCAGAGGATCATGGTgcccctgcagcaggcacag ATGCAGAACATAGACTTTGAGAGCCTTTTTGGAAACATCCACATGGTAATTAACTTCTCCAAGCAGCTGCTGTCCACCTTGGAGGCTTCAGATGCCATTG ggcCAGTGTTCCTGACACAGCGTGCAGAGCTGGAGAGTGTCTACAGGGTGTATTGCCAGAACCATGATGAGGCCATTGCACTGCTGGAAACCTATGAGAAGGATGAGAAGATGCAGAAACTACTTCTGGACCTGCTGGATAGCCTCAG GAGCCTGTACAGTGAGTG GGGTTGCACAAACTACATTAACCTGGGCTCCTTCCTCATCAAGCCCGTGCAGAGGGTGATGCGGTACCCACTGCTGCTGATGGAGCTGCTGAGTGCCACCCCCGAGGCTCACCCTGATAGGGCACCACTCACAGCTGCTGTCCTCGCAGTCAAAGAAATCAACGTCAACATCAACGAGTACAAGCGCCGGAAGGACCTgg TGCTAAAGTACAGAAAAGGGGATGAGGATAGCCTCATGGAGAAGATCTCCAAGCTCAACTTCCACTCTATCATCAAGAAATCCAACCGTGTGAGCAGCCACCTCAAGCATCTCACAGGCTTTGCACCCCAG CTAAAGGATGAAGCCTTtgaagagacagagaaaaacttCCGGATGCAGGAGCGTCTGATCAAGTCCTTCATCCGGGACCTTTCCCTCTACCTGCAGCATGTCCGG GAATCAGCTTGTATGAAggcactggcagcagggagcaTGTGGGACCTGTGCACAGAGAAGGGAAGTGGGGACTTGGACCAGTTCCAGAAAGTGAATCGTCTCATCAGCGACCAGCTCTTCTCCAGCTTT AAAGAGCGGACGGAGCGGCTGGTGAGCTCGCCCCTGAGCCAGCTGCTGAGCATGTTTGCGGGGCCCCACAAGCTGGTGCAGAAACGCTTCGACAAACTCCTCGACTTCCACAACTGCACCGAGCGAGCGGAGAAGCTGAAGGACAAGCGAAcgctggaggagctgcagtcaGCCCGCAACAACTACGAGGCCCTCAATGCGCAGCTGCTGGACGAGCTGCCCAAGTTCCTGCGCTTCGCCAAGGAGCTGTTTGCCAGCTGCGTGCGGGGCTATGCCGAGGCACACTGCGACTTCGTGCGCCTGGCCCTGGAGGAGCTCAGACCCCTGCTGTCG TTGCTGAAGGTGTCTGGCAGGGAGGGGAACCTGATTGCCATCTTCCAGGATGAGCACAGTCGagtcctccagcagctccaggccttCACCTTCTTCCCAGAGTCCCAGGCGGCTCCCAAGAAGACTTTTGAAAGGAAGAGCATGGAACGGCAGTCTGCCCGGCGGCAGCCCCTTGTCGGCCTG CCGACCTACCTCCTGCAGTCAGATGACATCCGAGCCACCCTCTTGGCCCGCTATCCCCCAGAGAGCCTCTTCCAGGCTGACCGCAATTTCAATGCTGCCCAAGACCTGGATGTCTCCCTGTTGGAAGGAGACATTGTGGGCGTCATCAAGAAGAAGGACCCCATGGGCAGCCAGAATCGCTGGCTCATAGACAATGGGG tGACGAAGGGCTTTGTGTACAGCTCCTTTCTGAAGCCCTACAACCCCCGCCGCAGCCAGTCAGACATCTCCGTGGGCAGCCACTCTTCCAACGAGTCGGAGCACGGCAGCTGCTCTCCCCAAAGCAACGCCACCCTGACCTTCAGCCCCAGTGGGGCGGCTGTCACCTTCACTCAGAAACCCCTCCAGGACTCTGCCTCACCAGCAGATTTGTACcagtccccacagcccccactgGAGGTGGACTCCCCCTCTCTGCCCCAGCTTGGCTCTGGTGACAGGACAGCCCCACTGGCTGGGACAGTGACGTCTCAGCGCCGCTACAGCCGCCTTGAGCcgggctgcagccccagctctcgCAACAGGCACCCCACCAAAGCACATCTCAGGCCCACACCCTCGATGGAGGACAGAGACTCTGGGCTGGAGAACAGCGAGTCAGAGGGCAACCAG GTCTACTACGCTCTCTACACCTTCAAAGGCCGAAACACCAACGAGCTGAGTGTGTCAGCTAACCAGAGACTGAGGATCCTGCAGTTTGAGGATATCACAGGCAATCAGGAGTGGTGGCTGGCCGAggcccatgggaagcagggctATGTGCCCTCAAGTTACATCCGGAAGACAGAGTACACGTGA
- the LOC104696012 gene encoding dynamin-binding protein isoform X2 — protein sequence MAGGGERRDEEAVPAEYKPALFPGGESDWINRVVPSAERLSLAGSPAGTLAGSWPHLVSRDVFLLAVLASPLPDSPGLSLRHRPAFRPCTMEAGSVVRAVFDFCPSVSEELPLFVGDVIEVLAVVDEFWLLGKKEGVTGQFPSSFVEPVDIPPLKQGEKLFVCTNDFTSQEPGSLSLQRGDLVILGGSLASSWLQGRSSWGSKGFFPSSCVRELCLSVRRRQLSQSTLLEVPAYSLGQARALMDLSAQLEEELDFREGDVINIVGVPEPGWFEGELRGCRGIFPEGFVELLTPLRAPGTSVDPEPTGTCDTNGTVDMPPKDDNEPGSTYGVALYQFQALESQELDFDVGDRIRIVGILEDGWLEGELRGKRGIFPHRFVRLEASEACREKVGTGDLQGGGSCGLTIHQDPESTCSETPPLPGKDSREKEDGLAVYPEPATILSHKAGRSEGPLGTDLRQHQASPSTGPQEPHPKGTGGSVSSNHTKTVNGILPSAQLPPPQGNRPGQAGELEPGGTLSASPGNSETHPLPQHDGDSPIVPLQAPHFPQNPCRSQAISSPNSWAASQPQESQSSTQDLDNWMDSKQEKSKPCSSLGTAQVGLDTRAGSWRECCPLAVQGDGCVDLDSKLTEQLAQFEKSLSSTGVEQDKVSRHFSILDYSSEKDIVRGSPEAVSHSRQAERRRALRPPPPRPSSLVTTAVHVQGGQVPKGRSLSFSVKPSRPAPRPPSSSQRKNVVPAQLQPSTPEQRVEEGREDLTQAGSASSSSILLTRIGEVERDLEAYSKTRAELSLMLEEQQDELVRAETMENLDFCDSNIESLSMELQELREMTLLSSQTPSLEPSSAATESAEQRMLEKRAKVIEELLQTERDYIRDLEMCVQRIMVPLQQAQMQNIDFESLFGNIHMVINFSKQLLSTLEASDAIGPVFLTQRAELESVYRVYCQNHDEAIALLETYEKDEKMQKLLLDLLDSLRGCTNYINLGSFLIKPVQRVMRYPLLLMELLSATPEAHPDRAPLTAAVLAVKEINVNINEYKRRKDLVLKYRKGDEDSLMEKISKLNFHSIIKKSNRVSSHLKHLTGFAPQLKDEAFEETEKNFRMQERLIKSFIRDLSLYLQHVRESACMKALAAGSMWDLCTEKGSGDLDQFQKVNRLISDQLFSSFKERTERLVSSPLSQLLSMFAGPHKLVQKRFDKLLDFHNCTERAEKLKDKRTLEELQSARNNYEALNAQLLDELPKFLRFAKELFASCVRGYAEAHCDFVRLALEELRPLLSLLKVSGREGNLIAIFQDEHSRVLQQLQAFTFFPESQAAPKKTFERKSMERQSARRQPLVGLPTYLLQSDDIRATLLARYPPESLFQADRNFNAAQDLDVSLLEGDIVGVIKKKDPMGSQNRWLIDNGVTKGFVYSSFLKPYNPRRSQSDISVGSHSSNESEHGSCSPQSNATLTFSPSGAAVTFTQKPLQDSASPADLYQSPQPPLEVDSPSLPQLGSGDRTAPLAGTVTSQRRYSRLEPGCSPSSRNRHPTKAHLRPTPSMEDRDSGLENSESEGNQVYYALYTFKGRNTNELSVSANQRLRILQFEDITGNQEWWLAEAHGKQGYVPSSYIRKTEYT from the exons atgGCTGGGGGCGGGGAGAGACGTGATGAGGAAGCTGTTCCTGCTGAGTACAAACCCGCTTTGTTCCCAGGAGGTGAGTCGGACTGGATAAACAGAGTGGTCCCGTCAGCAGAACGCCTTTCCCTGGCTGGATCCCCCGCTGGCACTCTCGCTGGAAGTTGGCCGCACCTCGTCAGCAGGGACGTATTTCTCCTCGCTGTGTTAGCTTCCCCTCTTCCTGACTCTCCGGGGCTCAG CCTTAGGCACCGACCCGCCTTCAGACCCTGCACAATGGAGGCTGGCTCTGTGGTACGGGCAGTCTTTGATTTCTGTCCCAGCGTCTCTGAAGAGCTGCCCCTCTTCGTGGGAGATGTCATCGAGGTGTTGGCTGTGGTGGATGAGTTCTGGCTCCTCGGCAAGAAGGAAGGTGTCACAG GGCAGTTTCCTAGCAGCTTTGTTGAACCTGTGGATATTCCCCCTTtgaagcagggagaaaaacTGTTTGTTTGTACCAATGACTTCACATCTCAAGAGCCAGGGAGCTTGTCACTGCAGAGAG GAGACTTGGTGATCCTGGGGGGGTCCCTGGcctccagctggctccagggcCGAAGCAGCTGGGGTTCCAAGGGCTTTTTCCCCTCATCATGTGTGAGGGAGCTGTGCCTTTCAGTTCGGAGACGTCAGCTGTCCCAGAGCACTCTCCTGGAGGTGCCTGCCTACTCATTGGGCCAAGCCCGGGCCCTGATGGACCTGTCTgctcagctggaggaggaacTGGACTTCAGGGAAGGGGATGTGATCAACATTGTTGGTGTCCCAGAGCCTGGCTGGTTTGAGGGTGAGCTCAGAGGCTGCAGGGGCATCTTCCCAGAGGGTTTTGTGGAACTGCTTACTCCTCTGCGAGCACCAGGAACCTCAGTGGATCCAGAGCCCACAGGGACTTGTGACACCAATGGGACAGTAGACATGCCCCCCAAAGATGACAACGAGCCAGGGAGTACTTATGGTGTTGCCCTCTATCAGTTCCAAGCCCTGGAGTCCCAGGAACTGGATTTTGATGTAGGTGACAGGATTCGGATTGTAGGCATTCTGGAGGATGGCTGGCTGGAGGGGGAGCTGAGAGGAAAACGTGGCATCTTTCCACACAGATTTGTGAGGCTGGAAGCCTCTGAGGCCTGCAGGGAAAAGGTGGGTACTGGGGATCTGCAAGGTGGAGGCAGCTGTGGATTGACCATCCATCAAGATCCAGAAAGCACTTGCTCTGAAACTCCTCCTTTGCCAGGGAAAGAtagcagggaaaaggaggatggCTTGGCTGTATACCCTGAGCCTGCCACCATTTTGTCTCACAAGGCAGGGAGGTCAGAGGGTCCTCTTGGCACTGACTTGAGACAGCACCAGGCCTCTCCCAGCACGGGACCCCAAGAGCCACATCCAAAAGGCACAGGGGGCTCGGTCTCCTCTAACCACACGAAGACAGTCAATGGCAttctcccctctgctcagctgcctcCCCCACAGGGCAACAGGCCTGGCCAAGCAGGTGAATTGGAGCCTGGGGGGACCCTTTCAGCCTCCCCAGGAAACTCAGAAACTCACCCCCTTCCTCAGCACGATGGAGACAGCCCCATTGTGCCCTTGCAGGCTCCCCACTTCCCCCAAAATCCTTGCAGGAGCCAGGCGATTTCATCTCCTAACAGCTGGGCAGCATCTCAGCCCCAGGAGAGCCAGAGCAGCACCCAGGACCTAGACAACTGGATGGACAGTAAACAGGAGAAGTCCAAGCCCTGTTCCAGCTTAGGAACTGCTCAGGTGGGCCTGGACACacgggctgggagctggagggagtGCTGCCCTCTTGCAGTGCAGGGGGATGGCTGCGTGGACCTGGACTCCAAACTGACAGAGCAGCTGGCCCAGTTTGAGAAGAGTCTGTCAAGTACTGGTGTGGAGCAGGACAAGGTCTCCCGTCACTTCTCTATCTTGGACTACAGCTCTGAGAAAGACATTGTCCGTGGCTCTCCTGAAGCTGTGTCCCactccaggcaggcagagaggagaagggCCCTGAGGCCACCCCCTCCTCGGCCCAGCAGCCTTGTGACAACCGCTGTGCACGTGCAGGGTGGCCAAGTGCCCAAAggcaggtccctgtccttctCGGTCAAACCCTCCCGGCCTGCACCCCGGCCTCCATCCAGCAGCCAGCGGAAAAATGTGGTCCCTGCACAGCTTCAGCCCAGCACCCCAGAGCAGCGGGTGGAGGAGGGACGTGAGGACTTGACACAGGCAGGAtcagcctcctccagctccatcctgctgaCTAGAATTGGAGAGGTGGAGCGAGATCTGGAGGCGTACAGCAAGACCCGTGCCGAGCTAAGCCTgatgctggaggagcagcaggatgagctGGTGAGAGCAGAGACCATGGAAAACCTTGATTTCTGTGACTCCAACATTGAGAGCCTCAGCATGGAGCTGCAGGAGTTGAGAG AGATGACTCTCCTGTCCTCCCAGACACCATCCCTGGAGCCGTCCTCGGCCGCCACTGAGAGCGCAGAGCAAAGGATGCTGGAGAAGAGGGCCAAAGTTATTGAGGAACTGCTTCAGACAGAGCGGGACTATATCAGAGACCTGGAGATGTGTGTGCAGAGGATCATGGTgcccctgcagcaggcacag ATGCAGAACATAGACTTTGAGAGCCTTTTTGGAAACATCCACATGGTAATTAACTTCTCCAAGCAGCTGCTGTCCACCTTGGAGGCTTCAGATGCCATTG ggcCAGTGTTCCTGACACAGCGTGCAGAGCTGGAGAGTGTCTACAGGGTGTATTGCCAGAACCATGATGAGGCCATTGCACTGCTGGAAACCTATGAGAAGGATGAGAAGATGCAGAAACTACTTCTGGACCTGCTGGATAGCCTCAG GGGTTGCACAAACTACATTAACCTGGGCTCCTTCCTCATCAAGCCCGTGCAGAGGGTGATGCGGTACCCACTGCTGCTGATGGAGCTGCTGAGTGCCACCCCCGAGGCTCACCCTGATAGGGCACCACTCACAGCTGCTGTCCTCGCAGTCAAAGAAATCAACGTCAACATCAACGAGTACAAGCGCCGGAAGGACCTgg TGCTAAAGTACAGAAAAGGGGATGAGGATAGCCTCATGGAGAAGATCTCCAAGCTCAACTTCCACTCTATCATCAAGAAATCCAACCGTGTGAGCAGCCACCTCAAGCATCTCACAGGCTTTGCACCCCAG CTAAAGGATGAAGCCTTtgaagagacagagaaaaacttCCGGATGCAGGAGCGTCTGATCAAGTCCTTCATCCGGGACCTTTCCCTCTACCTGCAGCATGTCCGG GAATCAGCTTGTATGAAggcactggcagcagggagcaTGTGGGACCTGTGCACAGAGAAGGGAAGTGGGGACTTGGACCAGTTCCAGAAAGTGAATCGTCTCATCAGCGACCAGCTCTTCTCCAGCTTT AAAGAGCGGACGGAGCGGCTGGTGAGCTCGCCCCTGAGCCAGCTGCTGAGCATGTTTGCGGGGCCCCACAAGCTGGTGCAGAAACGCTTCGACAAACTCCTCGACTTCCACAACTGCACCGAGCGAGCGGAGAAGCTGAAGGACAAGCGAAcgctggaggagctgcagtcaGCCCGCAACAACTACGAGGCCCTCAATGCGCAGCTGCTGGACGAGCTGCCCAAGTTCCTGCGCTTCGCCAAGGAGCTGTTTGCCAGCTGCGTGCGGGGCTATGCCGAGGCACACTGCGACTTCGTGCGCCTGGCCCTGGAGGAGCTCAGACCCCTGCTGTCG TTGCTGAAGGTGTCTGGCAGGGAGGGGAACCTGATTGCCATCTTCCAGGATGAGCACAGTCGagtcctccagcagctccaggccttCACCTTCTTCCCAGAGTCCCAGGCGGCTCCCAAGAAGACTTTTGAAAGGAAGAGCATGGAACGGCAGTCTGCCCGGCGGCAGCCCCTTGTCGGCCTG CCGACCTACCTCCTGCAGTCAGATGACATCCGAGCCACCCTCTTGGCCCGCTATCCCCCAGAGAGCCTCTTCCAGGCTGACCGCAATTTCAATGCTGCCCAAGACCTGGATGTCTCCCTGTTGGAAGGAGACATTGTGGGCGTCATCAAGAAGAAGGACCCCATGGGCAGCCAGAATCGCTGGCTCATAGACAATGGGG tGACGAAGGGCTTTGTGTACAGCTCCTTTCTGAAGCCCTACAACCCCCGCCGCAGCCAGTCAGACATCTCCGTGGGCAGCCACTCTTCCAACGAGTCGGAGCACGGCAGCTGCTCTCCCCAAAGCAACGCCACCCTGACCTTCAGCCCCAGTGGGGCGGCTGTCACCTTCACTCAGAAACCCCTCCAGGACTCTGCCTCACCAGCAGATTTGTACcagtccccacagcccccactgGAGGTGGACTCCCCCTCTCTGCCCCAGCTTGGCTCTGGTGACAGGACAGCCCCACTGGCTGGGACAGTGACGTCTCAGCGCCGCTACAGCCGCCTTGAGCcgggctgcagccccagctctcgCAACAGGCACCCCACCAAAGCACATCTCAGGCCCACACCCTCGATGGAGGACAGAGACTCTGGGCTGGAGAACAGCGAGTCAGAGGGCAACCAG GTCTACTACGCTCTCTACACCTTCAAAGGCCGAAACACCAACGAGCTGAGTGTGTCAGCTAACCAGAGACTGAGGATCCTGCAGTTTGAGGATATCACAGGCAATCAGGAGTGGTGGCTGGCCGAggcccatgggaagcagggctATGTGCCCTCAAGTTACATCCGGAAGACAGAGTACACGTGA